The DNA window GTACCAGGGAATCCAGTTCCTCCTCAGAAAAGCACAGTTCTAGGTTTCATGAAGCTTACCTTCAAATAAGGAAAGCTATACTCTAAAACAGTTCCATATAGGACCTATAGTGAAAAAACTTTAAAGAGGATAATTCTTGATGGGATGTTTGGAGGTGGGAGTTAAGCTGACATTTAAATTCTCAAGATTCGAGGGTGTTCTTCCATTAGGCTAAACCAGAGGGAGACAGATAGTGACTACAGAGTAGTTAAGAGGTTAAGAACAGaggaaagagggctggagagatggctctggctaagagcactgactgttcttccagaggtcctgagttcaattcccagcaaccacatggtggctcacaaccaccttgaataacatctggtgccctctgctggcaatcaggcagaagactgtatactaaataaaatctaaaaaaaaaaaaaaaaaaaaaaaacagagtaaaGAGATTTGGGTGTTAAATCACCTGAGAGAACTGTAATGATATTAATAGGTTTGGTTTAAAGATACAAGGCAAGTGTTTAGTGGCTTAAACACTTGCTGTGGGCAGAAcctaataacctgagtttgatcccctgctGGGGATTACAcattgtagaaggagaaaatggagtTCCCCAAGGTATCCACTGGTGttcacaataaacaaataaatgcaatggTAACTTTAAAGAGATACCGAGACAACTATGTGAAGATAGACTGTAAGGAAATGGCCTgcgggtgtggctcagtggcagagctcaTGCTACAGGTGTCACTTATGGACATGTTAGACAAGGTAGGATTGGTAGCTGAGTGGCAGTGAAGGACAGGTAGAGAGGAATCAAGGATTATATTTAAGTTTTAGGTCTAAAAGCTGGGGAGGTGGTAGTGTTTACTGACACTTCAGGTTTGAGATGGTGTCAGGGTTTCTGTTCTGAGCATGTTGCAGTACTTATCAAACATTCAGGTGAAGAAATCTAACATGTGGGTCTTCAAGGGCTCAGTGGTCAGGTAGGAATGAAGGTCTAATTTTGAAGTCAATGGTTTCATCCCAAAGTAAGATCCATGAaggcatccttttttttttttttcttttttaaattgaagtTTGGCCTTGAAAtcaagagatctgccttcctctgctgggattaagagtTGTGCCTCACAATGTCCATATGAGTACATATATTTGTGAAAGAGATGACATAATGGGGACAAGGTGCTATCCCAGTCTTGGGACATTCTACTTAAAATATAACAGAAGACTTGTGCAGAAACAACTAAAAGAACAGATGGCAGACTTGGGGTACAGCTCGGTGCCACacactgggttccatcccaggaTATTATCTGTCCCCCACACAAAAAAGGATGAGTTGAGAGAAAAACCTGGGAAAGATCTTGTGACTGCAGTAATGTGTGCAGTAAACCGTGCTAAATGCTGCACACATTAAACTGATCCAGGGCTTGCCAGATCTGGGCCTTACTCTGGgcctggaggtgtggctcagtggcagagctcaTGCTACAGGTGTGAGGTCCTGGCTCCTGACCTtagccccaaaacaaaacaaaattcctagGAAGTCACATGgcataaaattccattgtattaCCACCATACCTGTTGCATTAATTCCTTGTGGGGCTTACATTCTTTCTTATAGACTCACAGAAACTATGGACTCAATCTAAGGATTTGTGGTTTTAAAAAGATGTTCAATTTTAATTCTATCCTCAACCCAAGGAAACTGATCCAGACAAAGTCTGTGATTTTGCTTAGTGATTTATGAGCccttatatttacattatgaaaaGTAACTTTTCCTGTCTAATGggctttggtatttttttttgaaGCGTTCATCTTTTGCCCCCAAAGAGTCTTTATGGGATAATTTTAAGGTGGGATACCTAAAAATTAGGCCTTAAATATCGGGTTCACCAAGTGAAAAGGGCCAGATAGAAGATTTGTGAATTGTAGTCTTGGCTAGGAAACTTCTCATTTGTCTGTGACAGTAAACAGTTAATAAGATAAAGATACAGTGCTGAAAATGAGGGCAGTTAATCACGATAGACTGCAAAGTACGTGTATCCTGGCACAGCAGACTAAAGCCGGCAGCTGTTAGAATGCTGCTTGAAGCAGCAGCCTATTTCTACGCTTCCCACGAGACCGCCGCCCCTCCTCCCAGGTGTCACTATGGCAACAAAGCACGCGCTGCCCCGGCTGTCCAGCCGTTACCTTCCTAGGCTGGTCACTTCTGAATGTACCAGACTCCCAAGTGCCTTAAACACTCTGGTTTGGGCTGGTCCTTCACCGGGCCAGAGTGAGGGGCTGAGTGGGCACCATGGCCAAGGCGGCGGCCTCCTCAGCGCTGGAGGACTTGGATCTGAGCGGAGAGGAGGTGCAGCGGCTCACCTCCGCCTTTCAGGACCCAGAGTTCCGCCGAATGTTCTCCGAGTATGCCTCGGAGATCACAGACCCTGAGAACCGGAGGCTCTATGAGGAGGAGATCACCGCCCTGGAGCGGGAGCGCGGGGTGGAGGTGCGGTTCGTGCACCCGGAGCCGGGTCACGTGCTGCGAACCAGCCTGGACGGGGAGCACCGCTGCTTCGTGAACGTGTGCAGTAACTCGCTGGTGGACGCGCCCAGTAGCCGCCCGGGCCCGGGGCCCGGCGGCACAGCAGCGGGCAACCACTGGTCCCTGCCCTACAGCCTGGCGCCGGGCCGCAAGTATGCGGGGCGCAGCGGCTCCCGCTACACCGTCTACGACGTGGTCTTCCACCCGGACGCCCTAGCGCTGGCCCGGGGCCACGAGCGATTCCGCGCAATGCTGGACGCCACGGCCCTGGAGGCGGTGGAGCAGCAGTTCGGCGTCAGGCTGGACCGCAGGAACGCCAAGACCCTGAAGATCAAGTACAAGGGGATGCCCGAGGCTGCGGTGCTCCGCACGCCCCTTCCCGGGGGCGTCCCTGCCCAGCCCGAGGGGGAGCCGCCCGAGCTTCTCCCGGACCTGCAGTACCCGTACCCGTACCGCTACCCCGAAGCGGCGGAGAGCACGGCTCGCGCGCAGGCAGCCGCGGCTCCCCGGGCACCCCAGGCGGAGCAGCCGCCGGAGCCCACGGAGCCGCGGTGCACGGTGGTGCAGCGCCACCACGTGGACCTGCAGGATTACCGCTGCTCGCGCGACGCCGCCCCGAGCCCGGTGCCGCACGAGCTGGTGGTCACCATCGAGCTGCCGCTGCTGCGCTCGGCCGAGAAGGCGGAACTGGAGGTGAAGGGGAAGCTGCTGTGCCTGGACTCCAGGAGCCCGGATTACCGGCTGCGCCTCCCGCTGCCCTACCCGGTGGACGACGGCCGCGGCAAGGCGCAGTACAACAAGGCGCGGCGACAGCTGGTGGTCACGCTGCCCGTGGCGCTGGCGACCGCCCGCCGGGACCTCGCTGCGACGCCGCCGGAAGCGTCCGCGGCCGAGACCGGAACTGACGGCGCAGCCGGCGCTTCCGAGGGCGACCTTGCTGCGGCGCGGGAAGATTCGGTGAATAGGACCCGAGCTGACCGCGGGGACGAGAGTGGTGTGGGAGCCCCAGGCTTCGGGGCGGCAGACGCTGAAGGGGAGCCGGTTCCCAAGCGGGAGCGAGACTTGGGTGGGGACTCGGTGGCGTCTCTAGGCCTCGGGGAAGGGCCCCCTCCTGGGGACCGAAGCCCCCCTTGCACCGCGTTCCCGGGCTGCGACACCGAGTCCCGCGCGGGAAGCCCCGGGCTGTGCGGAGACCTCAATGCCCAGACGTGTGAGGAGCAGGAGGGGCGCTGCCACGACGCCTCGGGCTCAGCCATGGGTGGCTCCGGAGCCGGGAGCATCGGACCATTGTGCCCTCCTTTGCAGTGCAATCAGGACGAAGACTCCTTGACTTTGCTCATCCAAGTGCCTCAGATTCAGCCGCAAAGTCTTCACGGGGACCTGAGCCCCCTCCGATACAATTTGTGCTTCTCCACACAAGACTCAGGCTATTGCTTCACTTTGCAGTTTGCTCCAGAGAATAAATTGAGTACCAGAGAACCCGTGATTAGCATTTCTTTAAACAATGCGGTGATAGTACTGGCAAAATCTCCGGAGAGCCGTGGACACTGGCGAGAATGGTATTGTGGCTTGAACACCGACTCTTTGGAGGTAACCGTTTTCACTATTTGAaagactcttatttttttttttttgttacaggCACCTAAACAAATGTTTTCCACCTATTCATATTATGAAAGATAGTGCGTGGTAAGTGTGTTCTCAAAGCGAAGTTTGCACATACCCGAAGCATGCACTTCATGCCTTCAGGGTTGTCCGTAATGCAGCCGTTTTCTTGGGGTCCATCCACTGGCTAACCAGACTGGATTTTATTGATTCCTAGACCTCTGGCATTTTATGCAAAAATTGAGGGTAGTGTCTCTCCCGAGAAAAGGGTTATAACTTAAGTCGTCCTCAACAGGATTTATGTCGAAAAAGCACTCCAAAGTGGTCATATTTTAACTTGGGAAATCACTTCTAAGTTTTTTAATTTGGACAGATGATAAAATACTTCCGGAGATGAAATAATttatgctggggttatagattaagctcagaggtagagcattCTCCTGTACTAGCCTTAGTCTCCTCCTTCCCTATTTCCCATTTGGCCATATGAAACTGTTGGAGTGAGGTTGCCCTCTGGTGGGTGCTGTAAATTACACAGaaaatttctctgttttatttgtcGCTAGAACCCCTAAGTATTTAGTGCATGGCCGGCATTTGATAAAGTGTtcgtctcactacatagccctggcagtcctggaactatgtggaccaagctggccttgaactcagagagatccacttgcttttgcctcccaagtgctggcgttaaaggtgtgtgtcaccatgcccaactatagtggattttctttttagttttgtttattgagacagggattctctgtgtagccctggttgtc is part of the Cricetulus griseus strain 17A/GY chromosome 5, alternate assembly CriGri-PICRH-1.0, whole genome shotgun sequence genome and encodes:
- the Dnaaf2 gene encoding protein kintoun isoform X2, which translates into the protein MAKAAASSALEDLDLSGEEVQRLTSAFQDPEFRRMFSEYASEITDPENRRLYEEEITALERERGVEVRFVHPEPGHVLRTSLDGEHRCFVNVCSNSLVDAPSSRPGPGPGGTAAGNHWSLPYSLAPGRKYAGRSGSRYTVYDVVFHPDALALARGHERFRAMLDATALEAVEQQFGVRLDRRNAKTLKIKYKGMPEAAVLRTPLPGGVPAQPEGEPPELLPDLQYPYPYRYPEAAESTARAQAAAAPRAPQAEQPPEPTEPRCTVVQRHHVDLQDYRCSRDAAPSPVPHELVVTIELPLLRSAEKAELEVKGKLLCLDSRSPDYRLRLPLPYPVDDGRGKAQYNKARRQLVVTLPVALATARRDLAATPPEASAAETGTDGAAGASEGDLAAAREDSVNRTRADRGDESGVGAPGFGAADAEGEPVPKRERDLGGDSVASLGLGEGPPPGDRSPPCTAFPGCDTESRAGSPGLCGDLNAQTCEEQEGRCHDASGSAMGGSGAGSIGPLCPPLQCNQDEDSLTLLIQVPQIQPQSLHGDLSPLRYNLCFSTQDSGYCFTLQFAPENKLSTREPVISISLNNAVIVLAKSPESRGHWREWYCGLNTDSLEERLFLDEENVNEFLEEVLHSPLTQERSLAPPPLIEVLQVTDEKIQIHAKLQECSGPDGLQGEEKGVSEGCPLSEKGDTEHFTTSTTDSDSSVAVEAVKTNTCGSAVGPQHICPDLPHMLSGKPQQPEAKTDPEFIKENDATYSAEEKENIKEPVITKEKELDGDHLSSLLDKTAVQDKADFESIKETNMQDGSVQIIKDHTTQCAFSFQNSLLYDLD